From the genome of Variovorax sp. RA8:
GCATTGTCGTCGGCAGCGGCCTTGTACTCGATCGGCTCATCCCGAACGTGACGCTGCTGCGCAGCGACGTGCAGGTTGCCCACATGATCCATGCTGGTGCGGCTGTGCTGATGATGGCGATGTTCGCCGGCCATATTTACATCGGCACCATAGGCATGCGAGGCGCCTACCGTGCGATGCGTGACGGCGACGTGGACGAAGGCTGGGCCAGGGAGCACCACGCGCTTTGGTACGAAGACATCGAGGCAGGCAAGATCGCGGCACAGCGCAGCGAGCAGCAGCCCCGGGAAGCCGTCGTTCGGGGCTGAGCGCTGCATCCGCCGAGTTCTCGCCATCGTCTCAGGAAACACCACCATGCACACGGTTCGCATGTCGCTTCTCGCCGCAACCCTGTTCGCTGCGCATGCTTTCGCGCGACTGCCGGCGCCACAAGGCGATCATGGAATACCGCGCGACGATGAAGACCACCGGAAGCGTCATCGTCCCCGCCGATGCCGCCGCGAAGTCCTGCGTCGACCCTGGCGGCTTGGCTGCACCCCCATTGCCGACGGCGGCCGTTTCGGCGCTCGGCAGGTAATCTTGAACCCCGCATCGGCCCTGCGTCTGACCAACGCACGCTCCGCGAGCTGAGAAAATCGTAATGGCGACCTTGCGTGCCCAAAACAACGCCAGCATTCTGCGGAGGCCGCGACCTCATTCCGGAAGCTCGATCTCGCGGCGCTTGCGCATCGCGCGGCCGATTCGCTCCAGATCATCGTCATTCAACAGTCGCGCGGCCATCGGCAGAAGTTCGCGCTCTTCACACTCCATGTGCCGCTCGTACAAGCCGACCAGTGCCTCCACATCTTCGGATCGCAGCGGGACGGTGTGCCCCGCGGCAATCTGTTCGAGCACGACGCGCACCTGTTGCCAGCGAGCTTCGAGCTCCCGGTGCTCGGCTGCGAGGCCTTGCGTCATCTCGCGTAGGCACACGGGGTCCGAGCCGGCCATCGAC
Proteins encoded in this window:
- a CDS encoding hemerythrin domain-containing protein, coding for MSIDIPGHPPPVGGFEVPLEMLTACHARIERQCATLRRLVPHLASHGADEDARTAAANVMRYFDTAARHHHEDEEEDLFPALIESMAGSDPVCLREMTQGLAAEHRELEARWQQVRVVLEQIAAGHTVPLRSEDVEALVGLYERHMECEERELLPMAARLLNDDDLERIGRAMRKRREIELPE